TCCAGAGGGTGGGGGCCGTCTTTGCCCACAGTCTTAGCTCCAATCGCGATTCCGGCGCAGTTCACTGCGGCGGTGATGCGACCCATCTTGTCCATCGCATGTGCAATCGCTGAAGCGACCGAGGCCTCATCCGTCACATCGGTTTGTGTGAAATGTCCGCCGATTTCAGCCGCGACCTGCGGGCCACGCTCGGCGTCGCGGTCAAGGATGGTGACCTGCGCGCCGTTCTCGGCAAAGTGACGGGCTGTGGCCTCACCCAGGCCGGAGGCACCGCCGGTGATCACCGCAGCTGTGGTTGAGAGTTGCATGGCGGGTTCCTTCCTGATCTGAACACTTGTTCAGATAATCCCAACCATGGCCCTCTGTCCAGTCACAGCTTTGATCAATCAAGCCTGCTGCGCTGCTGCATCGGCGTGACGCCAAACGCAGCCCGGTACACACGCGAGAAATGGCCGGCGCTTTCGAAACCGCAGGCAAAGGCGACCTCGGTCACCGAAGATTCGGTCTGCAACAGCAGATTGCGGGCGCGGTCCAGCCGCAATTCCATGAAGTATTTCTTAGGCGAGGTGTTCAGGAATTTCCCAAACAGACGCTCCAGTTGTCGGGTTGAGATACCGATATCGCTGGCAATGACCGAGGGCGACAGTGGACTTTGAATATTGTCGGTCATGATGTGGATCGCCTTGGCCAGATGCGCGTTCCGCATCCCGTTGCGCGATTGCAACGAGACGCGCTGATCGGCAGTGGCGTTGCGCACGGCGTTATAGACCATCTGATCGGCCACTGCGACCGACAGGTCGTGGCCGTGGTCGCGTTCGATCAGGTGCAGCATCAGATCGGCGGTCGCGGTGCCGCCCGAGGCGGTCATGTGTTTTTCGTCGGCGACAAAGACGCTGCGGACGAGGTTGATCTCGGGGAAGGCCTCCATGAAAGCATCATGGTATTCCCAATGGATCGCCGCCTGCATCCCATCCAAAAATCCGGCCTCGGCCAGCAGCCATGCACCGGAACACAAGGCGCTGATATTGGTGCCCCGTGCCCTCTCTCGGCGCAGGGTTGCGAGCAGCGGACGCGAGACGTGATTGCGCATGTTTATTCCTGACAGAACAAACAGTTGGTCACATTTTGGGATAGATCCCAATCCGCCATGCACCAAAGTGACCGATCCGTTTGAACAGACCGCATGCTCAGCGTGTTCGGACAGGAAGGACCATCGATAAAGATCTTCCTCGGCCAGCAAATTTGCGATCCGCAATGGCTCGACCGCGCAGGAGAAGGCGAGATGCGAGAATTCCTCGACCAGTATGAATGCGTAGTGCTGTGTTTGGCTCATCGATAGGTCCGGAATCAGGGCGTTCTGACAGTTTTCTGCATGCTGCACGAAAACTAACTGTATACAACATGTATTTTTATACGATACCAGAGGGCAAGCTATCGATTCGCGGGATCGTGATGAAGGGGATCGGATGAGGGACGAAGGGAAATCACCAAAAGAGGCGTTGGCTGAGCATCTGAAGATGTCGGTTCTGACCCTGCGTTTGCGTCCCGGAGAAGATTTGGACGAGGCGCAGCTGTCGCAGGCCTTTGGCCTGTCGCGCACGCCTTTGCGCGAAGTGTTCCGGCAGTTGGCCGGTGAGGGGTATCTGGACCTGCGCACCCATCGCGGGGCGCGGGTGTCAGAGATGTCTCATACCACGCTACGCGATTTCTTTCTGGTTGCGCCGATGGTCTATGGCGCGGTGCTGCGTCTGGCCGCGGCGAATGCGACGCACGATCAGATCGATCAGTTGAAAGAGGCGCAAGAGACGTTTCGGCAAGCCTTGCGTACAGGCTCGGCTGAGGAGCGGACGCTGGCCAATACCCGGTTTCACGAGGTGACCGGAGAGATGGCGGGGAATGTCTATTTATCCCCATCGTTCAACCGGTTGCTGATCGATCACGCGCGGATCGGGATGACATTTTATCGCCCGCAGACCGCACGAATGGCTGAGAACCTTTCAGAGGCGAGCGACCAGCATGACGCCATCATCGCCGCCATCGAGGCGGGCGATGAGGCGACTGCTGCGCAGCTGGCCGACGACCACTGGACCCTGTCACGCGATCAGATCGAGCTGTTCGTGATGCCCGAGGGGTTGGATTTTCCGCTGGGGCAGGTCCCCGGTAAGACTTCTGCATGAGGGACACATGACTCCGATCTTCAGATTTGAGGGTATTTATACGCCGGTGGTGACACCCTACGCGGCGGATGGTGGCGTGAACTGGGAAGCGTTGGCCGAGGTGATCGAGTACCTGATCGAGAATGGTGTGCACGGGCTGATCTCGGGCGGGTCCACCGGCGAAAACTATGCGCAGACCGTCGATGAGCGGCTGGAACTGGCGCGCTTTACGCATGAACAACTGAAGGGGCGTGTGCCTCTGGTTGTGGGAACGGGGGCGATGCTGACCGGGGATTCCGTCGCTTTGGCCTCAGGTGCGCGAGACCTAGGCGCAGATGCGATCTTGTTGGCCAGCCCGCCGTATTCGGTGCCCACCGACCGCGAGAATGCGCTGAACGCTCTGGCAATCGACAAGGCGGCTGACCTGCCGGTGATGCTGTACAACTATCCGCACCGGACCGGCACGATGATGGGGGAAGAGTTTCTGGACCGCGTAGGTCGCAGCCGGAATTTCTGTGGCATCAAGGAAAGTTCGGGCGATATCAACCGGGTGCATCTGCTGGCGCGGGACTACCCGCATATCCAACTTGGTTGTGGCATGGATGATCAGGCGCTGGAGTTCTTCGCCTGGGGAGCGCCGTTCTGGGTCTGTGGCGGGTCGAACTTTCTGCCTGCCGAACACGTGGCGCTGTATCAGGCTTGTGTGATCGAGGGCAACTTTGCCAAGGGCCGTCGCGTCATGAGCGCGCTGATGCCGCTGATGCGGGTGCTGGAGCAGGGCGGCAAATTCATCCAGACGATCAAGCATGGCGTCACCATGAACGGGATCGATGCAGGCGTGGTGAGGCCGCCTCTGAAAGGTTTGAACAAAGATGACAAACGCGCGCTGGAACAGGTGACGCGCGTTCTGAAACGCAAAATCGCAGATATTTTGGCGGAGGGTTAAGGCATGGGCTTGTTGACGAAAGACGAATACGAATCCATCGCTGCGCATCTGGATCTGCCGACGGGCGCTTTCATCGATGGCGGCTACCGCCCGGCGACCTCAGGGCAGGTGTTCGAGACTATCAATCCAGCCACCGGGGCTGTGCTGACCAGCATTGCTGCCTGCGGATCGGAGGATGTGGATTTTGCGGTCGAAAAGGCGCGAGAAGCCTTTGACGACGGGCGTTGGTCAAAGATGCACCCCTCGGATCGCAAGGACATTCTGATCCGCTTGTGCAAGCTGCTTACCCGCAACGCGCGGGAACTGGCGGTGATGGAGAGCATCGACAGCGGCAAGACGATCTTTGATTGCGAAACTGTTGATGTTCCCGAGACGATCCACTGCCTGAAATGGCATGCCGAGGCGATCGACAAAATCTATGATCAGGTCAGCCCGGCCAGTGATGACCACATCGCCATGGTCGTGCGTGAGCCCATCGGCGTGGTTGGGCTGGTCCTGCCGTGGAACTTCCCCTTGCTGATGCTGGCGTGGAAGATCGGGCCCGCACTGGCGGCGGGCTGTTCGGTGGTGGTGAAACCGGCGGCCGAGACTTCTCTGACCGCATTAAAGGTGGCGGAGCTGGCGTCTGAGGCCGGATTGCCGCACGGTGTGCTGAATGTGGTGCCCGGCGGTGGCGCCGAGGTGGGCGAACCCATCGGGCGGCACATGGATATCGACATGGTGTCCTTCACCGGCTCGACCGTGACGGGCAAGAAGTTCCTGAACTATTCCGCTGAAAGCAATGCCAAGGAGGTGGTGCTTGAGATGGGCGGCAAGAACCCGGCCATCGTGATGGACGATGCGGAAAATCTGGATCGGGTGGCGGCGCATGTCGTCAATGGCGCATTCTGGAACATGGGCGAGAATTGCTCGGCCTCATCGCGGTTGATTGTGCATAAAGACGTGAAGGCAGAGCTGCTGGAGCGTATTGCCCACCATGCTAAACATTGGAACGTAGGCGACCCGTTGGACCCAGAGACCCGCATGGGCGCGCTTGTCAGCGAGGGGCATTATTCCAAGGTGTGCGGCTATCTGGAACAGGCCGAAAACGTGCTGATAGGCGGCAAGGCCGACAAGGGTTTTGTTGAAGCCACGGTGGTCGAGGTGCCCGGAAACGATGCCACGCTGGCGCGCGAGGAGATCTTTGGCCCGGTTTTGTCGGTGATCGAAGTTTCGGGCTTTGACGAGGCGATCAGCATTGCCAATGACACCGAGTATGGGCTGTGCGCCTCGATCTTCACGGCCAACGCCAAACGCGCGATCCGTGGCGCGCGGGCGATCCGGGCGGGTACCGTCACGATCAACAGCTTTGGTGAAGGGGATATCACCACACCCTTTGGTGGCTACAAGCAGTCTGGGTTTGGTGGCCGGGACAACTCGGTCCACGCCCATGATCAGTATACCCAGCTGAAAACCATCTGGATTGATCTGGCCGATGACGAAGATGAGGCGGTAGATTGACGATCTACACCGCCAAACGTTTGCCCCGGCAAACCGGCGTGGCAGGATGGAATGCCATCCTGCCTCTGCAGCAAGACCTGCCTCGGCTTGAGCAAGACCAGACCGCAGATGTGACCATCATCGGCGGTGGTTTTGCCGGGCTGTCCGCAGCGCTGAGGCTGCATCAGCTTGATCCGGCGCTGAAGGTTGTGGTGCTTGAGGCTGGGCGCTTTGCGGAAGGCTCTGCCGGGCGCAACTCGGGGTTCATGATCGATCTGCCTCATGACTTGGCCTCGGACAATTACGCCAGCGATGGGCTGGACGCAGATCGGACCACAATCGCGCTGAATCGCCAGGCGATTTCCTTTGCGACCCGGGTAGCCGCTGAGTGCGACCTGTCGCCGGAGATGTTCGACCCGTGCGGCAAGATCAACGCTGCTGCGACCGCAGCGGGTGATCGGCACAACGCAGACTACGCAGTGCATCTGGCGCGATTGGGAGAGCCCCACGAGCTTTATGATGCACAGCAGATGCAGGCGCTGACAGGCAGCCCGCATTACACATCTGGTCTGTTTGCGCCCGGGACGGTGATGATCCAGCCTGCAGCCTATGTGCGGGCTCTCTCAACGCATCTGGCTGGGCGGATCGGTGTTTATGAAAACTCTGCCGTGACCGGGTTTCGCAAACAAGGCGGTGGCTGGGCGGTCGAGACCGAACAGGCGCGGGTTTCGACGGGGCGGATCGTGATGGCAACGAATGGTCACCTGGAGAGCTTTGGGTTTTACCAGCGGCGTCTGATGCACATCTGCCTCTACGCGTCGATAACGGAATCGCTGACGCCAGATCAGATCGCCACGCTGGGCGGACAGCCACGCTGGTCAGTAACGCCAGCGGATCCGATGGGCACTTCGGTCCGGCGGGTTTCGGGCAGTTATGGGGATCGCATTCTGATCCGGACCTGTTCAAGCTTTCATCCTGAAATCCACAGCAGCGATAGCCATTTGAATCGGGCAGGCGCGGTGCACGATCGTAAGTTTCAGGAGCGATTTCCCAACTTGCCAAATGTACAGATGCAGCACCGTTGGGCTGGGATGCTGTGCCTCAGCCGCAATGGCTCGGCCGCGTTCGGTGAGATCGAGCAGGGTGTATATGCCGCCTGTTGTCAAAACGGATTGGGTATAGCGCGAGGAACACTGCAAGGAATGGGCGTGGCAGAGCTTGTGCAGGGGAAAGACTCCCAGATTGCAGATCATTTTCTGGCGCAACCGATGCCACCGCGTTTACCACCCGAGCCCTTCGCATCGGTTGGGGCCAATGCGTATCTGCGCTGGAAAGAGTGGCGATCAGGGGCGGAATAGCTTGCAGGCTGGTCAGGGCAGGCTGAGCTTTGCCATCCGTCCGCCATCGATCGTGTAAATTTGACCGGTGACAAAACCCGCTTCCTCGGCTGCCAAGAACGCGACCAGTGCGGCGACTTCTTTCGGGTCGCCGGTGCGGCCTACGGGATGAATGCGGGCGATATCCCGGCGGAATGCGCCGGGGTCGTTCATGCTCTCGATGAAATCGATGTTGAGGTCTGTGTCGATCCAGCCCGGTGCCACTGCATTGCAGCGAATGCCTTCTGCTCCGTGGTCCACGGCAACCGCGCGGGTCAGCCCATGCAGCCCGGCCTTAGAGGCGCAGTAGGCGGCGTGGCCGGGGTTGCTGCCCAACCCCTCGACCGAGCCGATATTGACAATGCTGCCCTTGGTTTTGCGCAGATGTGGCAGTGCAGCCTGGATCAGCAGGAACGGGGCGGTCAGGTTGACCATGAGGTTGCGTTGCCAATCTTCAAGCGGCATGTCGTTGACGGAGGCCTCCTGCATCATGCCTGCATTGTTGATCAGTACGTCCAGCTGGCCCGCGCTGCCCACGACCTGCTTGACGATCTGCGCCGGGCTTTCCGGGTTGGCAAAATCCGCCGGGATAGAGGGGAACTCATCATCCTTACCGCGCTGCGCAGTGTAGACATTAGCCCCTTCTTCGCGCAGCCGGCGGGCGATGGCTTGTCCGATGCCACTGCGGCCACCGGTCACGAGCGCTGTTTTTCCTGCGAATCTTTTCATTGCACCGGCTTGCCCCCATTCACTTCGACCAGAGCACCACACATGTAGCGCGCCGAATCCGAGGCGAGAAAAAGGATCACTTCGGCTATATCTTCGGGTTCGGCGATACGCCCTAAAGGCACCGACTTCCCAAGCTCGGCAATCGCCGTATCAGGATCGAACCCACGTTTGGCAAAGCCCGAACGCAGCATCTGTGTGTTCACCTCGTTCGGGCAGACGGCGTTGATGCGGATGCCCTGATGGGCGTGATCGTGCCCCATGCATTGGGTGAGGCTGGCAATGGCCGCTTTGGTCATGCAGTACACCGCATGATCCGGGCCAGGTCGAAGGCCCCAGCACGAGGCAGTGTTCACAATAGCACCGCCACCCGCCGCCGCCATGATTGGAATCGCAGCGCGGCAGATACGGAAAGGAGCCTCGACATTCACACCGACGGACAGGGCCCAATCCTCATCGGATGTTTCAGTCACCGGGCCGCGGGTGATCACGCCTGCATTGTTGATCACGATATCAAGACCATCCAGCGCCTGATGCGCGGCCAAGGCCAGCCCGTCGCAATAGTCGGGATCGCGCAGATCGCCGGGCAGATGCGCCTCGGCTGCAAGGCTGCCCACATCGCGGTCAGCAACAGCCACACGCGCGCCTTCGGCCCGCAGCTGGCTGACGATGGCGGCCCCGATCCCGCCCGACGCCCCTGTGACGAGTGCGGTTTTTTCAGCGAACCTCATTCGTGTACCTCCCCGGGATTTAGTAGGACTGGTTCAGCTCATCCGCAGCCGGTATTTCACGCTCGCGCCGGGCGATGTAATCCAGCAGCTCTTCGTTCTTGGCGATATCGAGCGTTGGTTCCTGATACTCGGCCAGCAGCTTGCGGGCGTGTTTCAGGGCGCGTTCGGTGATTTCAATACAACCCTCAGCCTGCCATTGTTCGATCGAGTTGTTGTCGAACATATCCGGCATGAAGAATGCGCTCTGGAAATTGTCCTGCGTATGCGGATGCCCAAGGTAATGCCCGCCCGGACCGATATCACCGACTGCCGAAACGGCCTGATCGAAATCGCCCCATTTCGGGCCCTCGGCCATGCGATAGGCCATGGCGCATTGTTCTGCGTCAACGATGAACTTTGCGGTCGAGCAGTGCATCCCGGCCTCGTTCCAGCCCGCCGAATGCCAGATGTAGTTGGCGCCGGAATGGATCACGGCCTGCAGAGTGGTTGCGGATTCATAGCCTGCCTGCGCGTCGAACGTCTTGGCTCCGCCCAGAGTGTTTGAGGTACGCCAAGGCACTTCGTAATACCGGGCCATCTGTCCAATCATGAAGTTCATCAGACTGATCTCGGGCGTGCCTGCCATCGGTGCGCCGGATTTCATCGAGACGGTCGACAGGTAGTGCCCGTAGATCGCGGGCGCGCCCTTGCGGATCACCTGCGTATAGGCCAGCGCGCTGAGCGCCTCGGCATTCAGTT
The Ruegeria sp. SCSIO 43209 genome window above contains:
- a CDS encoding GlxA family transcriptional regulator yields the protein MSQTQHYAFILVEEFSHLAFSCAVEPLRIANLLAEEDLYRWSFLSEHAEHAVCSNGSVTLVHGGLGSIPKCDQLFVLSGINMRNHVSRPLLATLRRERARGTNISALCSGAWLLAEAGFLDGMQAAIHWEYHDAFMEAFPEINLVRSVFVADEKHMTASGGTATADLMLHLIERDHGHDLSVAVADQMVYNAVRNATADQRVSLQSRNGMRNAHLAKAIHIMTDNIQSPLSPSVIASDIGISTRQLERLFGKFLNTSPKKYFMELRLDRARNLLLQTESSVTEVAFACGFESAGHFSRVYRAAFGVTPMQQRSRLD
- a CDS encoding GntR family transcriptional regulator, whose product is MRDEGKSPKEALAEHLKMSVLTLRLRPGEDLDEAQLSQAFGLSRTPLREVFRQLAGEGYLDLRTHRGARVSEMSHTTLRDFFLVAPMVYGAVLRLAAANATHDQIDQLKEAQETFRQALRTGSAEERTLANTRFHEVTGEMAGNVYLSPSFNRLLIDHARIGMTFYRPQTARMAENLSEASDQHDAIIAAIEAGDEATAAQLADDHWTLSRDQIELFVMPEGLDFPLGQVPGKTSA
- a CDS encoding dihydrodipicolinate synthase family protein is translated as MTPIFRFEGIYTPVVTPYAADGGVNWEALAEVIEYLIENGVHGLISGGSTGENYAQTVDERLELARFTHEQLKGRVPLVVGTGAMLTGDSVALASGARDLGADAILLASPPYSVPTDRENALNALAIDKAADLPVMLYNYPHRTGTMMGEEFLDRVGRSRNFCGIKESSGDINRVHLLARDYPHIQLGCGMDDQALEFFAWGAPFWVCGGSNFLPAEHVALYQACVIEGNFAKGRRVMSALMPLMRVLEQGGKFIQTIKHGVTMNGIDAGVVRPPLKGLNKDDKRALEQVTRVLKRKIADILAEG
- a CDS encoding aldehyde dehydrogenase, with translation MGLLTKDEYESIAAHLDLPTGAFIDGGYRPATSGQVFETINPATGAVLTSIAACGSEDVDFAVEKAREAFDDGRWSKMHPSDRKDILIRLCKLLTRNARELAVMESIDSGKTIFDCETVDVPETIHCLKWHAEAIDKIYDQVSPASDDHIAMVVREPIGVVGLVLPWNFPLLMLAWKIGPALAAGCSVVVKPAAETSLTALKVAELASEAGLPHGVLNVVPGGGAEVGEPIGRHMDIDMVSFTGSTVTGKKFLNYSAESNAKEVVLEMGGKNPAIVMDDAENLDRVAAHVVNGAFWNMGENCSASSRLIVHKDVKAELLERIAHHAKHWNVGDPLDPETRMGALVSEGHYSKVCGYLEQAENVLIGGKADKGFVEATVVEVPGNDATLAREEIFGPVLSVIEVSGFDEAISIANDTEYGLCASIFTANAKRAIRGARAIRAGTVTINSFGEGDITTPFGGYKQSGFGGRDNSVHAHDQYTQLKTIWIDLADDEDEAVD
- a CDS encoding FAD-binding oxidoreductase; protein product: MTIYTAKRLPRQTGVAGWNAILPLQQDLPRLEQDQTADVTIIGGGFAGLSAALRLHQLDPALKVVVLEAGRFAEGSAGRNSGFMIDLPHDLASDNYASDGLDADRTTIALNRQAISFATRVAAECDLSPEMFDPCGKINAAATAAGDRHNADYAVHLARLGEPHELYDAQQMQALTGSPHYTSGLFAPGTVMIQPAAYVRALSTHLAGRIGVYENSAVTGFRKQGGGWAVETEQARVSTGRIVMATNGHLESFGFYQRRLMHICLYASITESLTPDQIATLGGQPRWSVTPADPMGTSVRRVSGSYGDRILIRTCSSFHPEIHSSDSHLNRAGAVHDRKFQERFPNLPNVQMQHRWAGMLCLSRNGSAAFGEIEQGVYAACCQNGLGIARGTLQGMGVAELVQGKDSQIADHFLAQPMPPRLPPEPFASVGANAYLRWKEWRSGAE
- a CDS encoding SDR family NAD(P)-dependent oxidoreductase, producing the protein MKRFAGKTALVTGGRSGIGQAIARRLREEGANVYTAQRGKDDEFPSIPADFANPESPAQIVKQVVGSAGQLDVLINNAGMMQEASVNDMPLEDWQRNLMVNLTAPFLLIQAALPHLRKTKGSIVNIGSVEGLGSNPGHAAYCASKAGLHGLTRAVAVDHGAEGIRCNAVAPGWIDTDLNIDFIESMNDPGAFRRDIARIHPVGRTGDPKEVAALVAFLAAEEAGFVTGQIYTIDGGRMAKLSLP
- a CDS encoding SDR family NAD(P)-dependent oxidoreductase, encoding MRFAEKTALVTGASGGIGAAIVSQLRAEGARVAVADRDVGSLAAEAHLPGDLRDPDYCDGLALAAHQALDGLDIVINNAGVITRGPVTETSDEDWALSVGVNVEAPFRICRAAIPIMAAAGGGAIVNTASCWGLRPGPDHAVYCMTKAAIASLTQCMGHDHAHQGIRINAVCPNEVNTQMLRSGFAKRGFDPDTAIAELGKSVPLGRIAEPEDIAEVILFLASDSARYMCGALVEVNGGKPVQ